A region of Selenomonadales bacterium 4137-cl DNA encodes the following proteins:
- a CDS encoding HNH endonuclease signature motif containing protein yields MPTKPKRPCKHPGCPRLTNDRYCDQHAKLHIGDRANAFERGYSSRWQKARKRFLVKHSLCAECERTGKLTPATVADHIKPHRGDTALFWDENNWQPLCKKCHDRKTRTRDQHQEYNY; encoded by the coding sequence ATGCCCACGAAACCTAAGCGACCGTGCAAGCATCCTGGATGCCCGCGTTTGACAAACGATCGTTATTGCGACCAGCATGCCAAACTCCATATTGGCGATAGAGCGAACGCCTTTGAGCGAGGCTATAGCAGTCGATGGCAGAAAGCTAGAAAACGATTCTTGGTAAAGCATTCTCTTTGTGCAGAGTGCGAGCGGACTGGAAAACTGACGCCGGCAACGGTTGCAGATCATATCAAGCCGCATCGTGGAGATACGGCGTTATTCTGGGACGAGAATAACTGGCAACCGCTTTGTAAGAAGTGCCACGACAGGAAAACCCGGACGAGGGATCAGCATCAGGAATATAACTACTAA